The DNA segment GCATTCAAAGTGAATTAGGTGGCGGGAGTATAGTTCGATATCGCCCTATCAAGTAGAGTCATTTACATAAAGGTAATTATAACGATGTTTTTTTCGCTTAAACTAGGAGACTTCTAGCTAGTTGTTTAGAGATTTGAACCTTGAATTTTTCTATGTTTGTAGGTGTAacgattttgaagaaaatccgTATTAACTCAGCTCACACAAATTGTTAGCAATAATGATGTAGCTAATGATCACTCCGGTGAGTCGAGATAGTGATATCTCATTAGATCACACAAGCAGACGTACGATGATCACTCATCGATGATGATGGTCATTCTTATGAAGACATTTGCTCGAAGTGATGGTAACGTTAGCTACCATTCTAATGCGATTCCGTATTTGGATAACACGAAGAAGGCCGGATGATTTTGATTTCATACGAGAGATGACGGTCCGATTCGATACGCACCGTGGGATTGTAAAAAACCTGAATTTATCAGATCAGGTTAGTATGGTGGCGatgaatattctttttatttgttggTCCATTTTTACGGGGTTGATAATTTTCCTTGTATTATGCAATTAGGTATGTTATTTCAAAACAAGAAGGAAATGAAACTTGAGCGAGACAATATTGtcgaaagaaaagaaagagttcaTTTGTGATCAGTCCAAAGGTAAATTTTGGAGGGTTATTTGCAAGCGTCATATGTTGGGATGTGAGTGGATGATCCGTTGTAGAGAAATTTCAAGTGGTATGTGGAAGGCAAGCAAAGCGGATCTCCACCACGGTTGTCTCACGGATGATTACAGAAAGGATCATTTCAATTTGAACAATCACCTAATTTTACTACGTTGATACCATATATTATGGTCGATCCATACATCAGTATTAAGTCAGTtcaggaaaaaaataaaaggattgcATTTGTTTACTCCTAGTTATAGAAAAGCACAAAAGGGGCGTAAGAAAGCTATTGAAATGGTATTTGGTGATTTTGAAACCTCTTTCAAGACATTGCCCCGATACATGGCTgccttaaaatatttcaatccGGGGACCGTTGTTGAGTGGGAGCACGAATCAACTACAATGCAAGGTGAacatcttcaagtttctttCCGGGCTTATAAACCAAGCATCGATGGATTCAAAAGTTGCGATCCGTCATCTCACAGACGGTACTCATCCGTACGGTAAGTATGAGATGAAAGCTCGCtaattgttgttggaattgatgcGAACAATAACATTTTTCCACTGGCATATGCTATTGTTGCACGTGAGAGCTTTGGGTCTTGGACGTGGTTCTTTGTGTTATTGTGGAGACATATTGTTCATGAGAGACAAGGAATTGGACTTATTTCGGACCGTCATCGTGGCATCTTGCAATGTGTCCAAACACATGATTGGTTACAACCACCCATCCACACACCATAGGTTTTGCGTTCGGCATTTGAAAAGCAACTTGATAAAAAGTTCCTCAAACGGTGACCTTGAGAACCTAATGTGGTTGTGCGGCTACAGCACCgaagaagaaatataaaatgAGGATGGAACAAATCAAAACAATGTCACCTCCAAACAGTATCCGTGGTTAAAATCTCTTCGGAGGGAAATGGACATTGCATAAGGACAACGGTCATAGGTGGGGGGCTATGACAACGAATGTCTCCGAGTCTTACAACGGTTTATTGAAGAAAGCTCGTGGACTGCCCGTTACTGCCATGGTCCGTTATACGTTTAAAAATTTTGTTGATCGGTTTGTTGAGAGAAGCACCCTTGCTGATTTGTTGATTGCGGATAAAAAGTTTTGGCCGCTTTgttgaaaagaagtttgatgaatacCGGGGAGAGGTCCCTAAAGCATACCGACATGCAGCAATACAATGCAACCGAAGGGGGTCTTTGAGATTCGACATTTGCACACGACGGTAGGGCGGAAATATCCATAAAGTCTCTGAGAGAAGGGAAAAAGTGTTCGTGTGGGAAATGGAGAAACTACCATATGCCATGTTCACATgcaattaaattttgtgatatCCGCGGAATTCAACCAAAGGACTATGTTAGCAAGTACTACGGTTAGCGGTGTTTTACAAGCAAACGTACGGTGGAAATTTTCACCGTTGGGTGATGAGGCATATTGGCCACCTTCTCCATCGGTTAATTGCAAACACCGAATACGGCGAACTTCAGGAATGCGGACTACAACTagaaggaggaatgaaatggatatagcTCCTACTCGTATGGCTAGAAAGTGTAGTACGTGCAAGCAAACAGGCCATAACAAGAATCGCTGCCCCAACAAAAATCAGTAGTTATTGTTGCttgttggtttttatgtttttttcttaaCTTGTACGATTGTTGTTTCCTTATGTACTCTTCCAAGAATATATAACATGTCTTGTGTCGTTTAATAGTTatcatgtaatttaacatttattacttagttaatgtgtgacgtttatttaacttatattttattttttatttacgcttgcatatataacacatatttaattattatatgtgttaaaatatttattggtgttattcactaaaattaactatatgctttaaaaattaaaaaaatcaataaattttttttattaaaaacatagccgaatatgatttaaatagagaTAACGTCAAACAAAACCCTAAACCGTGCGTGAAAAAACTAAtgatttgtaaaacgtggagggatccacattttacaaaatatatttgtaaaacgtggatccctccacgttttactaaatttttttttttttttatttcggtTCAAGATTCtgacaattgaaaaaaaaatgttggggtataacgtggatcagcccacgttataccccttttggtatgtaAATTTTTGGCCGCCCCCTTTTagtttataccgtgtatttttatacccttttggctCCGGACCCAATAGCATTTGCTGATATTTGAGACATTTGTTTTAGTTGTGATATATTTCACTTATTTgtattgtattgcattgcatttgggGTAAAGATATTGGGATAAGCTATCTCGCGCACCTATAGTAACCCAACCCCTCGTCCTGTTCCATGATTTGAGATTTCTCAGAGGTTCTACTAATTTTTTAGGACTTGTTGAGACCTGAGGGACTTGGGTGAGTATAGGACAAGAAAACCACATTTTGGGTAgtgcaaatttaattttttttctagtgcATATGTAGTGTTTCGTGATCACAAGAGGTTGAGATCGCGCTAGCCTGGGCTGTAGAGCATTGCGTAATTAAGGGTTACGATTGCACAGGGTCTTCTTGGATTGCTCTTAGCGATCATGTTGCACCCTGTCACGATCCCTATGGAGACCTGAAATAGTATAAAAAGGACATAAATCGGGAATTGAGTTTATTTCACCATTTTTGTATTAGGGGAGCTCGAGTTGAGGCAATTCAAGTAAGGATTTTCTCTACAAACGTTGGGTGAGTATTCTAAACATCTATTTTGATGTATATCATGAGTAATATTCACAGATTATTACACCTATAACACGGATTAAAGAAGTGAAATAAATATTGGGGGATTTTGGCCTACATTTAAGAATATGTAATTGGGAATTTGAACATCATCGAATTGAGGTAATTCGTATTATCAAAGTACACCTAATTGTGTTCTCATGTGTCATGTTGTGATTACCCAAACAATCATCATGCAGATATCTTAAATGCGATCCATTTCTTTTCCTATACAATTCCATACATCCATCACTTTTGAGGTGGAACTTCTGCCAATTTTCTTCATTTGTGACAAAATTGAACTATTATGCCATGTAGTGCCTCACTTGTTATGCCTGGATTCTCCAGCTTTTTTCTTGGTCTTCtgcaaattttcttcatttgtgACAAAATTGCACTATATAAGAGGCAACTAGAATGCTTCCTCAATATAGAATTCCAAAGGGTTTTTGGGCTTAATTTGTAAGCTTCATTTTTGCTATGGCTTTGTGCTACTTGTTCACTAAAAAAGGCTTTGCTGCAGCTGTACTTCTACTTTTTGGGCTGTTGATGTCCAGCGACCAAATAACtggtctctttctttctttctccacgCATACACACGCCATAGGCGAATTCATAATTTAGAATGGTTATTGATTGATTGAATatacttctttctttctttttttttgtatgtatatatgattccAGCTATATTTATGTTAATTCTGGTCACTCAAGATTAAAGGTTGTAGGCAGGTACCCACAATCGTTGTAAGGAAGGAATGAATCAATTAAGTGTAAAAGAACCCTTTTAATGGTTCGTTCATCTCTTAACCGAAATCCACTTTAGTTGACTCGTCGAAACCACTTTAGATCCGCTTCTAACACACGCACTCATCTTACATAAATTGACACGTACTTTCTACCCGTTTAAGTTTTTTTCATGGCCTTAATTCACCATATTCCATCACTATGTTGATTGTGTACCAAAAAATAGGTTTGTAAATAATGAAGCCTAAAACCTCCGCAAATTGCAAATTGCAACTTTTAACTTCCACAAATTACCCAGTTTTTTGTAGTGGTGCCCCTAGCCCCCTATCAGAAAGCTTACTTTTATGGGTGAATTTATCGAAGAAAGGAAAGTGATTCTTGAAAAGAAAAACGCATtttttgttgaaagattatttTCAACTCATGCATATATCATATTTCATAAGTCATGTAAGGTTGGTTAGGTCGGTCAAGTAAGGCATCGGTACCGGTCCGTCTCACCAAGGTTTTGGGCGCCACAAATTTGGTTTCAGAACACTATGTTTCACATGTCCTAGGGAGTCTATGGATTATTTTTTACACCATCTgctaatttttcttttccctcaatGTATAGGGGCATATTCTAATATTGGAGTATGCTATGGAAAAATTGCCAACAATTTACCATCAGATCAAGATGTCATAAACCTATACAAGGCCAATGGAATCAGAAAGATGAGAATCTACTCTCCAGTTACAAACATCTTCAATGCTCTCAGAGGAAGTAGCATTGAGATCCTTCTTGATGTTCCAAATCAAGATCTTGAAGCACTAGCCAATGCCTCAAAAGCCAATACTTGGGTCCAAGacaacataaaaaattatttcccaGATGTTAAATTCAAATATATAGCCGTTGGAAATGAAGTTGATCCCGGTACAAATACCGGTCAATATGCACGATTTGTTGGTCCTGCCATGGAAAATATTTACAATGCGTTATCAGCAGCAGGATTGCAAGATAAGATCAAGGTCTCAACCGCGACATATTCGGGGCTCTTAGCGAACACCTACCCACCCAAAGATAGTAATTTTCGTGAAGAATTTAAGGGTTTTATTAATCCCATAATCGAATTCCTAGCACGAAATAACCTTCCAATCTTAGCCAATGTTTACCCTTATTTTGGCCATATTTATAACACGGTCGATGTCCCACTTTCTTATGCACTATTCAACCAACAAGGAACAAATTCAATAGGATATCAAAATCTTTTTGATGCCCTTTTGgattctttttattttgctaTAGAGAAAGCCCGAGGACCAAATGTGGAGATTGTTGTATCTGAGAGTGGTTGGCCTGCAGAAGGGAACCCTTCAGCAACTATAGAAAATGCTCAAACTTATTATAGGAATTTGGTTAATCATGTAAAATCAAGGGCAGGAACTCCAAAGAAACCTGGAAGGATCATAGAAACTTATTTGTTTGCAATGTTTGATGAAAATCAAAAGGAAGGAGCAGTCACAGAGCAACACTTTGGACTCTTCTATCCAAATCAGACTGCAAAATATGATCTCAAATTTATGTATAGCGATTAATTAACAAGGAAGAATGCTATGTTTTCCCCATCATATGCAAATGTACCTCTCTTTTATCTCTAATATATTCAGGATACATTTATCAATGTTACTTCGGTACCTGGCTTCCTAAATTCTAAGAAAATGATACTTATTTCACTGAGCTTCTTATTTCTTAAGTATCAATTGCTAAAAGTCTTGAAAGCGTAATTTGCATATTTATTTGTAACAGCTTAGTCCACTAGTGTTGTTTTGCACCTTAGACTTAGGCTCACACGTTTGAATTAAAACGTTTCACTAGGGTCTAAGACTTGTTTCCTTATGTACCAAACATCTTCCCCTTGTTACATACTCTCCCCTTAGAGAATCAACGTCCTCTCTGAGATTTGCCCACCATCATCTTAAAGATGTGGGATTTTCCTATACTCAGTTGAAAGCCGAAGACCTTTGGCACATAGGTACAACACAGTTAACTGGAAGTGGAAAAGGAGGTTCGAATATCTACCCTGAGAAGAACAATGTTCGGTGTGAATTCTGCTAAGTATTTAAAAGGGCACACCAAAGATGTTTTTATAGGCTGAATGGTTATCCCTTAGATATCAAGTTTAAGAAGAAAATCCATCGACCTGCAACAAATCAACTTGGGAATGAAGTCATTCACGAAGCCCAGCTAGTTGTTACAACTGCTGCCACACTAATTGTTACAACTGCTGCCACACCAGTGTTTACTCAAGAACATCACGGGATGATTTTGAGGATGTTGGGAAAGGGAAAGCAAGTTCAGCTTCAAGCTAATACTACAGGTATAATAACGCGTTTATGTTTCATAGAAGTCATGAAAATGAACAATATATACGGGTGCTTCAGACCATATCTGGCTTCAAATTTAGAAACCTTGGCTAGTTACAAAAAGGCGTCATTACAAGAGGGAGCTAAATGGCATTTGCTAATACAGTATCACATATTGGTGCTTCTTTTGTGTTTAATGACCAGGAAGTTCATAATGTCATCTTTGTTCCAGAGTTCAAATATAATCTCTTACTAGTGTCCAAACTAACTAATGAATTAAAGTGTTCAGCGACCCTTTTTCctgattttgatatgttttaGGACATTAACAATTAGAAGGTGAAGGGGAATGATGATTAAAGAGGATCAAGGAATGTATATCCTGGAGGTTGAGCAAAGATATCATGCTTATGATGCAACTGAAAATTTTATTGACAGTATAAATGTAGCTAGGTAGGATTTTAAATGTTTGGCACATGAGGTTAGATCATACACCTGTAGATACcatgagaaaaataaaaggattgaGAGGCATATCTGTTAAAGCATCACAACTATAGAGTGTGCGTCCTTAGACGAAGCAAATAAAACTGTCAAGTCCTTTAAGTACTTCCTTCTCCTTTCCTTTAATCCTCACTTAGGTGCAACGAATTTAAAATTCAACAATTTGAAAAGTACTAGGAGAGTAGGAGATCAAACTAATTACTGTACATTATTTTCACTACTCATAATTACACACCAAAGATGGAAACAATACTAGAATGAAAGTTTGCTACCCAAGGGCAGTTGGTGGTTTTAATGTAACAGATATAGCTGTTTGGAATAAGGCAGCTATCTGTAAACTGCTCTGGAACCTGTGCAAGAAGGCTGATTGGCTATGGATTCAATGGGTGCATTGCTATTATAATAAGCAAGGGTCTGTATGGAGCATGCCATGTGCGCAGGCTTCTTGGATGATTCAGAAGATATTTAAGGCAAAGAAGTATTTGGAGGAGGTTGGGATCACTGAGCAAGACCTTATTCAGTCAGATAAGTTCTCCATCGGGAAGTTGTATATACTGCTTAGAGGAAATTTCCCAAAAGTGTCTTGGAGGAGGTTGATTTGCAACAACCACGGTGCTCCTAAATGGGTGTTCATATTGAATATTGCTGCACATGGGCACTTAAGCACCAGAGACATGCTTGTTTCATGGGGGATCATTACAGACCCAATTTACCCATTGTGCAACAGTATGGATGAGTCAGTGGAACATTTGTTCTTTGAATGCAGATTCTCAGCTACTATTTGGAGTAAAATTTTGAACTGGCAAGGCATTACTAGAACTCCTTTCAAGTGGCAGTTACAGAAGAAATGGGCGTAAGATCACAAGAGCACAAGGAAAGCAGGAGATGAAGTATATAGAGTGGCACTTGCTGGATGTGTCTATTACATATGGAAGGAGAGGAATCCCCGAGTGTTCCAGAAGCAGAGGACAACCGGCCAAGCATTAGTTAGGAAAATCATACAAGAGGTGGTATTTAGATGCTCAAAGAGGACTAGACTAGATGGAAGACTACATGAACTGAACTTTTACCCTTAGGAATACTattgtatatgttgttttgaGTTATAGATAGGAATAGAGGATGCTTAGGATCAGGCGAGTGTGAGTTTGGGTTTTGCTTTACTTGTAAATATTTTCCCTTGGTACTACAATACGTCcggttaccaaaaaaaaattatagtgttCAGCAACCTTTTTTCCTGATATCTATATATTTTAGGACATTTACAATGAGAAGGTCAAGGGGAATGGTAAAGAGGATCAAAGGCCGTATATCCTGAAAGTCGAACGAAAAATTGCATGCTTATTGTGCAATTGAATATTCTACTGACAGTACAAAAGTAGCTAGGGAGGATTTAAATGTTTGACACGAGGTTAGATCATACACCTGTAGATACCATGAGAAAATAAATGGATTCAGAGGCATATCTGTTAAAGCATCACAACTATACAGTGTGTGTCCTTAGACGAAGCAAATAAAACTGTCAAGTACTTCATTCTCCTTTCCTTTAACTTCACTTTCGTGCAACGAATTTAAACTTCAGCAATCTGAAAAGTACTAGGAGAGTAGGAGATCAAACTAATTACTGTACATTATTTTCACTAAATTACAGACCAATGATGGAAACAAAACTAGaatgaaattggaaaaaaaataaaataaaggaggACTAAATGCTTTCCTttttgcaagaaaaaaaaaagaatcgtTTTACGCCCATATGGCCATGACAGACATTCCACCAGCACCTAATAAAACAGCAAGATAAGCCCATGATTGAAGCTTCATATTATTCTGCAATGTGCTTCCCATAAAATCAGATGCAAGGAGATCCACCAGTGCCATGTAATTCAGTAGACCAGCTGAACATGCATTTAGCAATCCCACTACTATGAGAGCTGTTGGACTATTCTCACTATACACATTCGATAAACCTATTCCAAGTGCTATCCCAAATGGTGTTGTTAACGAAAAAAAGAACACTAGGATTGCTTTCATCTTCATACCGTATTCCGCCTGAACAcgtaaaaacaaaaattagagATATGTTACTTGGAATTGAGACATAAGTTATTGTCATACGTGATCATCTCTAATCGGATACTTTTCCGACACTGATCACATTGATGCAATACAGTCAAAGCTCTCTATAACAATATCGTTTGTCCcgatatttttttgttgttattgcgaaatattgttatagagaacatataatgtaacataacataaaagatcGGTTCCACAAAAAACACGAATGTTACAGCGAAATGTTGTTATATATAGAGGATGGCTATTAGAGAGAGGTCTGGTTGAAGTTACCTGAAGGATGCAACCTCCTAGACCCATTCCTTCAAAAAGTTGATGGAAGCAACTAGCAGCTACTAGCGGCCTAATGGTACATGGATTATCAGATGCTCCCATGGATAGCCCTATCACTACTGAGTGCACAATAATTCCTAGCTCCAAAACCTGCATTGTCATGACATTCAATTattaaagtgaataaacatgaaaataaggCTTCTTTTGATATTCAGATAATCGTCAcgatcccaaaaaaaaaaaaaaaaaggtcacataccacaatcatcGTAAATACACTATACGACGGTACAGTTAATTTATACATAACAACATTGTAAGAAAGTAAAGTGTAATTCAAAGAACAATATATACGACATACAATTGTATAAGTTATTTAAATATGACAGAcgattgaattgatgatatacaagCAATAGACTTGTAATTGATGATTTCAGGATGCTCTTCATTTGTTACAACATGCTACATTGCTACTATATGGAAATATACTATAAACCCATgattactcaaaaaaaaaaaaaaaaaattgtctatCTACGTTAGCAGCAATGTTTGACCTGCCGCAGATGAAATAACCACTTGATTATATACTTGGCCAGTTATTTCCACCAAACTCGATCAAGAATTCAAAGCGGGGATATGGCAACGGTAATATTTAATATAAAGTAATAGTGAGCCATGACACTCATATTTCTACAAGACACTATAAGGTTATCCTTTTCTACTTTGATCAACAAAGCATAAGATCAAATATGCCGTGAGTTTGAaattgtttcataaattagCATTTTTTCTAAAGTTCCGTCAACAAATTTCTTGAATAGGAAGAGGAATTACTTGTTTCTGAAGATGGTTAAAATAGATAGAGAAATTACGTAAAGTTTGAACtatggaaatattaaatttgttgagcaaaaatgataaaattacaattacaaaattaagtgagtgttataaaataataaagcaaagaacaagaataattgtagagaaagaaagaagaggggagagttcttatttctcttgagggatgaaatacaatgaagagaacctctctatttataggagagaattGACTTGGTGCCAAAATCACAAACCCTAACAAACCCTAAAAttcctcctaaagatagacatcacaatattataataatatttataacactcccttgatgtctatttcgatagataatatcctcattaaaaccttactagaaaaaacccaaagtgggaaaaattctagtgaaggaaaaaagagtacatatttctaataatatacattttgttgcctcattaaaaaccttacaagaAAAACCAGTGGGACAAAACCTTGTatggaaaaaagagtacaacatgTATTAACTCCCCCTGATGAGAACTTCAGTCCAAATATTTgagtcttcgcattccaatcttgtgcaccatcttctCGAAAGTTGTTGTTGGTAGAACTTGGTGAAAAAATCAGCCATATTATCACTTGAACGAATACATttgcacgttgatatcaccattcttttggagctcgtgtgtgaagaacaactttggtgaaatgtgctttgttctatctccttttatgaATCCTCCCTTCAACCGAGCAATGCGTACGTCGCATTATCTTCATATAAGATTGCGGGTATTTTATCACATTTCAAACCACACTTTTCTCGAATGAGATGTATCATTGACCTCAACCACACAACTTCACGGCtcgcttcatgaatagctattatcTCGGCGTGATTTGATGGAGGTAGCCACAATAGATCGCTTTCGTAGATCGCGCAAGATATGGCAAGCACCCCACAAATAAATACATAGCCGTTTGAGATCTAGCTTTGTGTGGTCGATAAATACCTATCGGCATAACCAACAAGATCGGGACGCAATTGCTAgaataaaataagcccaaatcGATAGTCGCCTTTAGGTACCTCAATATGTGTTTAATTCCGTTCCGTTGTCTCTGTAGGAGCACAACTATATCTTGCTAACACAT comes from the Lycium ferocissimum isolate CSIRO_LF1 unplaced genomic scaffold, AGI_CSIRO_Lferr_CH_V1 ctg1758, whole genome shotgun sequence genome and includes:
- the LOC132042731 gene encoding glucan endo-1,3-beta-glucosidase-like; this encodes MALCYLFTKKGFAAAVLLLFGLLMSSDQITGAYSNIGVCYGKIANNLPSDQDVINLYKANGIRKMRIYSPVTNIFNALRGSSIEILLDVPNQDLEALANASKANTWVQDNIKNYFPDVKFKYIAVGNEVDPGTNTGQYARFVGPAMENIYNALSAAGLQDKIKVSTATYSGLLANTYPPKDSNFREEFKGFINPIIEFLARNNLPILANVYPYFGHIYNTVDVPLSYALFNQQGTNSIGYQNLFDALLDSFYFAIEKARGPNVEIVVSESGWPAEGNPSATIENAQTYYRNLVNHVKSRAGTPKKPGRIIETYLFAMFDENQKEGAVTEQHFGLFYPNQTAKYDLKFMYSD
- the LOC132042730 gene encoding fe(2+) transport protein 1-like, which encodes MTMQVLELGIIVHSVVIGLSMGASDNPCTIRPLVAASCFHQLFEGMGLGGCILQAEYGMKMKAILVFFFSLTTPFGIALGIGLSNVYSENSPTALIVVGLLNACSAGLLNYMALVDLLASDFMGSTLQNNMKLQSWAYLAVLLGAGGMSVMAIWA